From a single Silene latifolia isolate original U9 population chromosome 6, ASM4854445v1, whole genome shotgun sequence genomic region:
- the LOC141588650 gene encoding uncharacterized protein LOC141588650, which produces MENILELVHCSDELKVEQAAFYLREAAGELKVEQAEFQLLRDWRDIWVFGVYMDVRVYMGVRVYMGVRAFMGVRSIYGCLDLSQGGFIQGRNIIENILVCQDVIRLYKRASVSLICLIKVDLKKAYDSVNWSFLAQVMRALNFPPQTINLIMEYVSTASYSLVLNREPFSFLSRPTRLKLNHLMFADDLLLFCKGDRKYVIVILRSFSTFSVAFALQMNKQKYTVYFNGVARVDMDYIIATSGCNEEHLSFKYLGVLITTGKLKTKYCEVLIENIVKRIRGFGVKIISYADCSDMGLPNMTDVASFPQVMPLSGLEGDTGLEGKLVSAFFTVMAVYYFVWQQRNIARLEGLINRPECVIVQFFQLLRTRLRQCTNVSFSAADRDWISSITLFQYDVIEVIVM; this is translated from the exons atggagaatatcctggagttGGTGCACTGCTCGGATGAGTtaaaagtggaacaagctgcattctacttgagggaagcagcagGTGAGTTAAAAGTGGAACAAGCTgaatttcag TTGCTAAG ggattggcgggatatATGGGTTTTCGGAGTATATATGGATGTTCGGGTTTATATGGGTGTCCGGGTGTATATGGGTGTTCGAGCATTTATGGGTGTTCGGAGTATATATGGATGTTTAGA TCTCAGCCAAGGTGGGTTTATTCAAGGAAGGAATATTATTGAGAACATTTTGGTTTGCCAAGATGTGATTAGACTATACAAAAGAGCTTCTGTATCCCTCATATGTTTAATTAAAGTTGATCTAAAGAAAGCTTATGATTCAGTTAACTGGAGTTTCCTTGCTCAGGTGATGAGGGCACTCAATTTTCCCCCACAAACTATTAATTTGATCATGGAATATGTCTCCACTGCATCTTATTCCTTGGTGCTGAATAGGGAACCTTTTTCGTTTTTGTCAAGGCCAACAAG GCTCAAGCTAAACCAccttatgtttgctgatgatctcctTTTATTCTGCAAAGGGGATAGGAAGTATGTTATAGTGATTCTAAGATCCTTTTCCACCTTTTCTGTTGCCTTTGCACTTCAAATGAACAAGCAAAAATATACTGTATACTTCAATGGGGTAGCAAGAGTTGACATGGATTATATCATTGCTACTTCTGGATGTAATGAAGAGCACTTATCTTTCAAGTATTTAGGTGTCCTTATTACTACAGGGAAGCTGAAAACCAAATATTGTGAGGTTCTCATTGAGAATATAGTTAAAAGAATTAGAGGCTTTGGGGTTAAGATAATTTCTTATGCTG ACTGTTCAGACATGGGATTACCCAATATGACAGATGTTGCATCT TTCCCACAGGTAATGCCATTATCTGGGTTGGAAGGAGACACTGGTCTAGAGGGAAAACTTGTGTCTGCTTTTTTTACTGTCATGGCAGTTTACTATTTTGTATGGCAACAGAGGAATATAGCTAGATTGGAAGGATTGATCAATCGACCTGAGTGTGTGATTGTGCAATTCTTCCAACTTCTAAGGACTAGACTTAGGCAATGTACCAATGTTAGTTTTTCTGCTGCTGATAGAGATTGGATCAGCTCAATTACTCTATTTCAATATGATGTAATTGAGGTGATTGTGATGTAG